The Acidimicrobiales bacterium genome window below encodes:
- a CDS encoding CDP-alcohol phosphatidyltransferase family protein, translating to MTGPDEGAEAGADRVLTVPNAITMVRLACVPVFVWLLFGAHHQTAAAVLLAVLGATDWVDGFVARHWHQESTLGKVLDPTADRVLVGTAVISVIVAGAVPLWFGVVTLTREALVSGAVIVLASLGAERIDVLWVGKAGTFGLMVAYPTFLLAHGHAGWQQPIGVVAWLCAVPGLALAWIAAAAYVPVARRALARGRAGRMAAG from the coding sequence GTGACCGGACCGGACGAGGGGGCGGAGGCCGGGGCCGACCGGGTCCTCACGGTCCCCAACGCCATCACGATGGTGCGCCTGGCCTGCGTGCCGGTCTTCGTGTGGCTGCTGTTCGGGGCCCACCACCAGACGGCCGCCGCCGTCCTGCTGGCCGTGCTGGGCGCCACCGACTGGGTGGACGGGTTCGTGGCCCGGCACTGGCACCAGGAGTCCACCCTCGGGAAGGTCCTGGACCCCACCGCCGACCGGGTCCTCGTCGGGACGGCGGTGATCTCGGTGATCGTGGCGGGCGCCGTGCCGCTGTGGTTCGGCGTGGTGACCCTGACGCGCGAGGCGCTCGTGTCGGGGGCGGTGATCGTGCTCGCCAGCCTCGGCGCCGAGCGGATCGACGTCCTGTGGGTGGGCAAGGCGGGAACCTTCGGGCTCATGGTCGCCTATCCCACCTTCCTGCTGGCCCACGGCCACGCCGGGTGGCAGCAGCCGATCGGGGTGGTGGCGTGGCTGTGCGCCGTGCCCGGCCTGGCCCTGGCCTGGATCGCCGCGGCCGCCTATGTGCCCGTGGCCCGGCGCGCGCTCGCCCGGGGACGCGCCGGGCGGATGGCGGCGGGGTAG
- a CDS encoding MerR family transcriptional regulator, producing MTAPGPEPRPGPTTRPETRPEPKAEASPAGLLRIGEVAARAGVSSRTLRYYEELGLLVPAGHSAGGARRYREQDVARLLRIRELQSLLGFDLGEIGEILRADDQLADLRRQFHGGTDAGRRQDILAEATAINARLRSVVRAKQERLGAMMRDLEAKARRYRARAREIAEDADAPQRPRRDRVEGAGHAR from the coding sequence GTGACGGCGCCCGGGCCCGAACCGCGGCCGGGGCCCACGACCCGGCCCGAGACCCGGCCCGAGCCGAAGGCCGAGGCGTCTCCCGCCGGCCTCCTGCGCATCGGCGAGGTGGCGGCCCGTGCCGGGGTCTCGTCCCGCACCCTGCGCTACTACGAGGAGCTCGGGCTGCTCGTGCCCGCCGGGCACTCGGCGGGCGGGGCGCGGCGTTACCGCGAGCAGGACGTGGCCCGGCTGCTGCGGATCCGGGAGCTGCAGTCGCTGCTCGGCTTCGACCTCGGCGAGATCGGCGAGATCCTCCGGGCCGATGACCAGCTCGCGGACCTGCGCCGGCAGTTCCACGGGGGCACGGACGCCGGGCGCCGGCAGGACATCCTCGCCGAGGCGACCGCCATCAACGCCCGGCTCCGATCGGTGGTGCGGGCCAAGCAGGAGCGGCTGGGCGCCATGATGCGGGACCTCGAGGCCAAGGCCCGCCGGTACCGGGCGCGCGCCCGGGAGATCGCCGAGGACGCCGACGCACCGCAGCGCCCGCGGCGCGACCGCGTCGAGGGCGCCGGGCACGCCCGGTGA
- a CDS encoding MFS transporter, with translation MEDARTHERGVAAKPAGVDGAAGAAGVGAHGDRYKWTALSNTTLGVFMAMLNTSIVIISLPAIFRGIHVDPLQASNIGLLLWLLQGYMIVSAVLVVTLGRIGDLFGRVRMYNAGFAVFTLASMALAASPVSGSKGALVLIALRVVQGIGGALLMANSMAIITDAFPLGERGMALGINIVAGISGSFLGLLVGGLLSAVDWRWVFLVSVPFGVAGTMWAYLKLRDTGERSPARIDWWGNATFAVGLVLVMIGLTYGLMPHGGDSMGWAGPWVLAELGGGLAVLALFVVVERHVAAPMLDLSLFRIRAFTGAGVANLLSNMGRGGLQFMLVLWLQGIWLPLHGYSFASTPLWSGVYMVPLSIGYLASGPLAGRLSDRYGQRWFSTVGMFGAAASFVALLFLPIDFSYPGFAALVLANGVFVGLFSAPNTTTMMNAVPADQRGAASGMRATFMNSGFVLSIGIFFSLMIVGLAATLPGAMLHGLQAQGVPTATAHRVSSLPPVGTLFAAFLGDNPIRTLLGPQVLAHIGTVHAAVVTGRRFFPSLIAAPFHRGLIVAFSASALLCALAGVASLWAGDPRQGAARTGAEPGAGGLGEPPAAPDVAALVGAEGVR, from the coding sequence GTGGAGGACGCCCGGACACACGAGCGCGGCGTTGCCGCCAAGCCGGCCGGGGTCGATGGGGCCGCCGGGGCCGCCGGGGTGGGGGCACACGGCGACCGGTACAAGTGGACGGCGCTCTCCAACACCACGCTCGGCGTCTTCATGGCGATGCTGAACACCTCGATCGTGATCATCTCGCTGCCGGCCATCTTCCGGGGCATCCATGTCGACCCGCTCCAGGCGTCGAACATCGGCCTGCTGCTGTGGCTGCTGCAGGGCTACATGATCGTGAGCGCCGTCCTGGTGGTGACGCTGGGACGCATCGGCGACCTCTTCGGCCGCGTGCGCATGTACAACGCCGGGTTCGCGGTGTTCACCCTGGCGTCCATGGCGTTGGCGGCCTCGCCGGTATCGGGGTCGAAGGGCGCCCTCGTCCTCATCGCCCTGCGCGTGGTGCAGGGGATCGGGGGCGCGCTGCTGATGGCGAACTCCATGGCCATCATCACCGACGCCTTTCCCCTGGGGGAGCGGGGCATGGCGCTCGGCATCAACATCGTGGCGGGGATCTCCGGGTCGTTCCTGGGCCTGCTCGTGGGTGGCCTGTTGTCGGCCGTCGACTGGCGGTGGGTCTTTCTCGTGAGCGTCCCCTTCGGCGTGGCCGGGACGATGTGGGCGTACCTGAAGCTGCGCGACACCGGCGAGCGCTCGCCCGCCCGCATCGACTGGTGGGGCAACGCCACCTTCGCCGTGGGCCTGGTGCTCGTGATGATCGGGCTCACCTACGGGCTCATGCCGCACGGGGGCGATTCCATGGGGTGGGCGGGCCCGTGGGTGCTCGCCGAGCTCGGCGGGGGCCTGGCCGTGCTGGCACTGTTCGTCGTGGTCGAACGGCACGTCGCCGCGCCGATGCTCGACCTGTCGCTCTTCAGGATCCGGGCCTTCACGGGCGCGGGTGTGGCCAACCTGCTGTCCAACATGGGACGCGGCGGCCTGCAGTTCATGCTCGTCCTGTGGCTGCAGGGGATCTGGCTCCCGCTCCACGGCTACTCGTTCGCATCGACCCCGTTGTGGTCGGGCGTCTACATGGTGCCCCTCTCCATCGGGTATCTGGCCTCGGGCCCGCTCGCCGGGCGCCTGTCGGACCGCTACGGGCAACGCTGGTTCTCGACCGTCGGGATGTTCGGGGCGGCTGCCAGCTTCGTGGCCCTGCTCTTCCTGCCGATCGACTTCAGCTACCCGGGCTTCGCCGCGCTCGTGCTCGCCAACGGGGTCTTCGTGGGCCTGTTCTCGGCTCCCAACACGACCACCATGATGAACGCCGTCCCCGCCGACCAGCGCGGCGCGGCCTCGGGCATGCGGGCGACGTTCATGAACTCCGGCTTCGTGCTGTCGATCGGGATCTTCTTCTCGCTCATGATCGTCGGCCTGGCCGCCACGCTTCCCGGCGCCATGCTCCACGGCCTGCAGGCCCAGGGCGTGCCGACGGCCACCGCCCACCGGGTGTCGTCGCTGCCGCCGGTGGGGACCCTGTTCGCCGCCTTCCTCGGGGACAACCCGATCCGCACGCTGCTCGGGCCGCAGGTGCTGGCGCACATCGGCACCGTCCACGCCGCCGTGGTGACGGGCAGGCGCTTCTTCCCGTCGCTGATCGCGGCGCCCTTCCACCGTGGCCTCATCGTGGCCTTCAGCGCGTCGGCGCTCCTGTGCGCGCTGGCCGGAGTGGCCAGCCTGTGGGCGGGCGACCCCCGGCAGGGCGCGGCCCGCACCGGCGCCGAGCCCGGCGCGGGCGGCCTCGGGGAGCCGCCGGCGGCGCCCGACGTGGCGGCGCTCGTGGGGGCCGAGGGGGTTCGGTGA
- a CDS encoding DUF1015 domain-containing protein, whose product MPDFRPFAGLRYDRAVPLDKVIAPPYDVVGPDERAELAGRHRANAIHVELPVEDFRSGLDKYQAAAHILDAWRQEGVVVPDPWAAFYAYRMTVPGVGTTTGVIGALACEPEGGDILPHEQTIPKDKSDRLDLLRACHANLSPIWGLSLSAGLAAAYQPEGPPHAEAVDDAGVIHGLWVLDSPAVMERIMRAVAAAPVVIADGHHRYETARAYQAERRAARDGAPGDYDFVMAFVVELAEGQLSVGPIHRTLTGVPPEVDLAEVFGRWFDMVHAGPLDEQVVEAVAESGALALVTDRDVWLLTPREQTYAEAGSDLDSSVVALATAAIPEAAVTYVHDWHAAVSAVAAGGAQAALLLRAVTVDQISDWAHARQRMPPKSTYFHPKPRTGMVFRPVEG is encoded by the coding sequence GTGCCCGATTTCCGACCCTTCGCCGGCCTCCGCTACGACCGGGCCGTGCCGCTCGACAAGGTCATCGCCCCGCCCTACGACGTGGTCGGCCCCGACGAGCGCGCCGAGCTGGCCGGCCGGCACCGGGCGAACGCCATCCATGTCGAGCTGCCCGTGGAGGACTTCCGGTCGGGCCTCGACAAGTACCAGGCCGCCGCGCACATCCTCGACGCCTGGCGCCAGGAGGGCGTCGTCGTCCCCGACCCCTGGGCGGCCTTCTATGCGTACCGGATGACCGTGCCCGGCGTGGGGACGACGACCGGGGTCATCGGCGCTCTGGCGTGCGAGCCCGAGGGAGGCGACATCCTCCCCCACGAGCAGACCATCCCCAAGGACAAGAGCGACCGGCTCGACCTGCTGCGCGCCTGCCACGCCAACCTGTCCCCCATCTGGGGCCTGTCCCTGTCAGCGGGGCTGGCGGCGGCCTACCAGCCCGAGGGGCCACCCCATGCCGAGGCCGTGGACGACGCCGGGGTGATCCACGGGCTGTGGGTGCTCGACTCGCCGGCGGTGATGGAGCGGATCATGCGCGCCGTCGCCGCCGCGCCGGTGGTCATCGCCGACGGGCACCACCGCTACGAGACGGCGCGGGCGTACCAGGCCGAGCGGCGGGCCGCCCGCGACGGCGCCCCGGGGGACTACGACTTCGTGATGGCGTTCGTGGTCGAACTGGCCGAGGGCCAGCTGTCGGTCGGCCCCATCCACCGGACGCTGACAGGGGTGCCCCCCGAGGTCGACCTGGCCGAGGTGTTCGGCCGTTGGTTCGACATGGTCCACGCCGGGCCCCTCGACGAGCAGGTGGTGGAGGCCGTGGCGGAGTCGGGCGCCCTCGCCCTCGTGACCGACCGTGACGTATGGCTGCTCACCCCGCGCGAGCAGACCTACGCCGAGGCGGGCTCGGACCTCGACTCCAGCGTGGTCGCCCTGGCCACGGCGGCCATCCCCGAGGCGGCGGTCACCTACGTCCACGACTGGCACGCGGCGGTCTCCGCCGTGGCCGCCGGTGGCGCCCAGGCGGCGCTGCTGCTGCGCGCCGTCACCGTCGACCAGATCTCCGACTGGGCGCACGCCCGTCAGCGGATGCCACCGAAGAGCACCTACTTCCACCCCAAGCCGCGGACCGGCATGGTGTTCCGGCCGGTGGAGGGCTGA